AAAGCGTCGCGCGCCAGTTGGCGCAACATAGCACCATTTTGCTGATTTGCGGGCATTACGAGGGCGTGGACGAACGGGTGCGGGCCCACTTGGTCACAGACGAGTTGAGCATCGGCGATTACATTCTGACCGGGGGCGAACCGGCGGCGCTGGTGGTCATTGACGCGGTAACGCGGTTGGTGCCCGGCGTCATTGATGAAGCGTCGCCCGTTGAAGAGTCCTTTGCGGACGGTTTGTTAGAGTACCCGCAATACACGCGCCCGCGCGTGTTTCGGGGTTGGGCGGTGCCCGATGTATTGGTGTCTGGCGACCATGAAGCCATTCGGCGTTGGCGGCGCAGGGAAGCCCTCAAACGCACCTTGCTGCGACGCCCCGACCTCTTAGTGCGCGCAACCTTAACAGAGGAAGATTGGCAAATGCTGCGGGAGATTGAGTCAGAACTCTCCCGCACCGGTCAACTGTTCCCTGCATGGCGCCGGTGGTCGGTGCTCCCTTAAACTCAGAACCAATGGACAGCGGGCATCAGCGACAGCGTCGCCCACAGTGCCAGCCGCACCGCGTTGAGCAAATCGTGGCGTTGCCCCTGCTGCAGGGCGTTGGCAATGTCGGTGGAACGCTCTTGGGTGGCAGCACGGTGTTTCGGGCTTCTTTCCAGCCACGCCCACGCCGCCGCCAGCCCCAGAGCGGTAAGTTCCAGCAAGGGCATCGGTGAACCGATAGCGCTGGCGCGCAAAGGCATTACTGCCGACATGGCGACGATCCCGAAGAGGCTGTAAGAACAAAGGTGATGGACAAACCCGCGCAAATGGGGGGGAACCACTGACGGCAACCAAATGGTAGCACCCACGAGGCTGGTCCATGTGAGGAACCCGCTGACCGACGGTTGACGCGTTAACGACCCGACCATTTCCCAGAGCAAGGCTTCCATTGCGCTCCCTCCTTGCTACAGGCGTGGTCGCCCGTTCAAATTGTAAACCCGACCGGAGCGCGACGCTATCGGCTGGTTGGGGGCGGCGTGCATTGCACGCGCTGGGCTGCGTGTTAAAATAGTGGCGGCATTTCTCACGGTGCGTTTTTTCTCGGAGGTGTGCTTTGCGTGGCAGGTTTGCGCAAGGTCAAGATAGACTGGCAACTGCTGCGTTCGTTTGACCCGACGCCGTTGCTGACGCTGGAACAGGAGTTAGAAGAGGCTGTCCGGCAGGAATACGAAGCACGGCGGACCGCTGCGCTGTCGGAAACCAAGCAACCCAAACGCCGTCGGCGCCGAGGTGCCGCAGCGACGGCTACCCCTACCGCTGAGGAATCGGCTGCAACGGCACTGTAGTGGCGGCGTAGCTCAGTGGCAGAGCACGCGGCTCATAACCGCGGGGTCCAGGGTTCAAATCCCTGCGCCGCCACCAAACCTTTGCTTTGCATGGTTAGGAGCGAGGGGGAATGGAACACTTGCCCGAGTTGCCGGAAAGCGAGGACGCCCTCAAACCGCCCGTTGTGGATGTGGATTTCCTGCGTGAACTGATCGCCCTCGTGGAACGAGAGGATCTGGCGGAACTGACCGTGCGATGGGGTGAGGTGAGCGTCACCGTGCGGGGGGTCGTATCCCCCGCAGCGCCACTGCCCCTTGCCCCACTGCTGGCTTCTATCGCTGCCCCTACAGTGACGGGGCAGGCAGCCTCTGTGGAAGTGCCGAGCCAGCCCGTCAGCGCCGTGCAGGACGATGCGCGCCTGTTCCGTATCACAGCTCCGTTGACCGGTGTGTTTTACTCCCGTCCGCGCCCGGACTCACCACCTTTTGTCACCGTCGGTATGGCAGTGGAGCCGGGGCAAGTCGTCGCCCTCGTGGAAGCCATGAAGTTTTTCAACGAGATCCGCAGTGAAGTGGCGGGTGTTGTCCGCGAAATTGTCGCCAAGGACGGACAGCTGGTCAAGCAAGGCGACACGCTGATTCTCGTGGAGCGTTCAGCGTAGAGGCACTCTACGACAAAGGCAACGCGTTTGGAGGCGATGGCGTTGATGGTGCAGCAACGGCTCATCGTCACTTTGGTCGTGATGGCGGCGGCATTTTTAATCGCGTTTCGCCCTGTGCGGGTCGGTCCCTTTGAGGAATACCGCGTGGAGTTGACGATGCGCTACCGATTCGCTGAACCCTTTTCGGCTATTGCCAAAGACCAGCCGATGGAGCAAATCGTTAAAGATGTCTTGCGCGATGCGAAGGTGGAGTTAGCGGAGGTGGAACCCGTCGGTGAACATCTCTTGGTGATCCGCGATGAGGCGCCGACACCCAGCGAGGCGCTGCAGCACCAAGAACGCATCCAACGCGCTATGCGCAAGCGTTTTCCCAAAGCCCAATTGATAGATTTTGATCGGCAAGAACGCGGCGATAAGCCCCTGTGGCAGGTAGGGCGCATCGGCTTTTTCCGACCGACCCTTAACCTGCGGCTGGGTCTGGATTTGCAAGGCGGTAGTCGCATCGTCCTTCAATGCCGTCGCGCCGAGTTTGTCTTCCGATTGGACAATCCCATAGACCCTAAGCGCCACACCGCCGCACAAGAGACTCTTACGGCTGAGTTGCAGCGGCGCGGGTTGCAGAACTTTGATGTGCAACTGGATGAAACAGGGCGCATCGTGTTCGTGCGCTCGCAGTCTACGCCGCAAACGGCAGACCGCGACGCTCGGTTAGTAGAAGCGACTTTGCGGGCGCTTTACGAGGGTGCCCGGGAACTGGCGGACCGACGCCAATTTTTCCAAGTGACACCTGACCGCGTGACGACGGTGATGGAGGTCATCCGCCGCCGCATTGATAAATACGGCGTCGCCGAGCCGCAGATTTATCGCGAGGGGGCTGACCGTGTCGTCGTGGAGATGCCGGGCGTGCGTAACCCTGAGGAAGCCCTACGGCTGATCGGTGAAATCGGGGAGTTGGAGTTTCGGGGCGTGCCCGATAAATACCGCGTAGAGGTCGTGCGTGAAGGCGGGAGGGAGAAAGTGATTTTTCGCGACGCGCAGGGACGCGAAGTGCCGCCTTACCAAGTGTATGCGGAGTCGGAACTTGTCGTGAAAGGCACGAACCTGCGACCGCCGGTGAATGTGATTGTAGACGCTTTAGCCGTTGACCCCCGCGAACGGGTGCAGGTGCACCTGTCTTTTGACCGTGAGGGCGCGCGCCGTTTTGATGAGTTCGCGCGGCGCAATGTCGGCAAACATGTCGCTATTTGGTATGACCGCGAATGCATCAGTGCGCCTGTCTTGGAAACTTCCTACTACGGGGGCAACGCCCGCATCACGGGTATCGGCTCAGTGGAAGAAGCCCAAATGCTGAAGGTCATTTTGGAGGCGGGCGCGTTGCCTGTCCCCGTCTCTGTGCTGTGGCGGCAGAGCATCTCGCCGACTTTAGGCGTTGACACCATCTACAACAGCGTCAACGCCGGGGTTCTCGCGGCAATCCTCATCGCCGCTTTCATGGTCGCTTATTACCGTTTGCCGGGGGTGCTGGCGTGTATCGCATTGGGCATGTATGTCGTTTTGGTCTTGGCGATCATGAGTTTGCAAATCGGTCAGTGGCGCCCTGTTTTGACGCTGCCGGGCATTGTAGGGCTGATCGTCTCGTTGGGCATGGCAGTGGATGTCAATGTGATCTCCTTTGAGCGGCTCAAAGAAGAGTTGCGGATGGGCAAACCGCTGCGAACGGCTGTGGAATTGGCATTTGACCGTTCATGGACCGCCATCTTGGACGCCCATGTGACCGTGTTGATCGCCGCCGCTGTCCTCTACTACTTCGGCACCGGACCGGTGAAAGGCTTTGCTACGACCCTGACCGTTGGGACGCTGGCGAACCTATTCAGTGCTTTCTTCTCGGTGCGCGGCATCATGGAATGGGTCGTGCGCACGAAATTGAGCGAACGGCGTTCTTGGTTCCTCACCTTAGCCGATGCGATAATGCAACGCCGCCCCGCTGCTACGACACCGTGACACCGCTAACGGCTTGGAGGGAAGCACGATGACAATCTCCGCAGGAGCGACACCGCCAACCGACCGCATTGATTTGGTCGGCAAAACGCGGCTGTGGTTGGGCATAGCGGCTGCTGTGACGGTATTGGGGTTGTTAGGGTTGGTCGTGCGAGGGTTGAACTTAGGGCTGGATTTCACCGGCGGCGCCCTTTATCAATTTCGGTTCCCGGAAAAAGTCGCCACGACCGCGCGCGATGAAGCCCGCATCGCCGGCGAGGTGCGGTCAATCCTTGTCCGTTTGCGGTTGCCCTCAGAACCCGTCATCCAAATCGCCGAAGGCGACACATTGCTCGTGCGGGTCAAACTGCAAAGTGAGCGGGAAAGTGAGCGGTGGCGTCAAGTCATCGCCGACGCGCTGAAAAAACGATTCCCCAACATTGAAGAAGCGACGACAGAGTTCATCGGTGCGACGGTCGGTAGCGAATTGACGGCAGCAGCCATCTGGGGCACGGTCTTGGGCTTATTGGGCATTTCCGGTTGGATCTGGCTGCGTTACCAAATTTTAGGGGCAGGGTGGTTGTTTGCCATCGGTGCTCTCGCGTCCCTCGCCCACGATGTTTTGGTGCTCGTGGGCTTCGTGGCGTGGGCGCACATTGAAGTCACCAGTGCGTTCATCGCCGCGTTGTTGACCGTCGCCGGCTATTCGGTTCAAGACACGGTCGTCATTTACGACCGTATCCGCGAAAACCTGCGGGTGCGGCGCGGTTGGTCGTTGGATCGCGTCGTAAACCACAGCCTGTTGGAGACGATGGCGCGATCCATCAACACATCGGTGACGACCACATTGGCGTTGGTCGCGATTTTGCTGATCGGCGGAGCGGCAGTGAAGCCATTGGCGTTGTCGCTCCTGTTCGGCATCATTTCGGGGACTTATTCCTCCATCTTTATCGCGGCACCGCTCGTGTTGGTGCTGCAACGGTGGTGGGAAAAGCGGCAAGGGCAGCGTCCCCAAGCGCGCGAGGTGCGTGCACCGGTCGGTGAGCAACGCCCGATCCTGCGGGTCAGTGCAACGCCTGAACGGACGACACCAGGAGAATCGGAGCCGTCGGGAACGGAAGAAGCCCCTACCCCAACAGGGAGCATTTTGCGCCCCGGTAGTGTTCCGCCCGGTCGCCGTAAACCGCGCCGCAAACGCCGCCGCTAAGGCTGAGTTGGGAACGGGGCAGGGCAGGAGGTGCCCGATACGATGCAGCAGCAGCGCCCAGATGGGCGTGCGCTTGACCAGATGCGTCCTATCCGCTTAGTGCGCGGTTGGCACCGTTTCGCTGAAGGGTCCTGCTTAATTGAAATCGGCAACACGCGGGTCCTTTGCACCGCTTCCGTGTTAGACCGCGTGCCTGCTTTTCTCAAGGGCACAGGGAGCGGATGGGTCACTGCCGAATACGGGATGCTCCCGCGCGCCACCCATTCCCGCAACGAGCGGGAAGCCCGTGTCGGTCGTCAAGACAGTCGCTCTGTGGAAATCCAGCGGCTCATCGGGCGTTGTTTGCGCGCCGCTGTAGACCTTACGGCATTGGGTGAACGCACCATCATCGTGGACTGCGATGTCCTACAAGGCGATGGCGGCACTCGTGTCGCTGCCATCACCGGTGGGTTCGTCGCCCTCGTGGAAGCCCTTTGGCGCTTACAGCAGGAGGGGGCTTTCAAAAAATTGCCCATTTACGGCTGCTTGGCAGCGGTCAGTGTCGGCATCGTTAACCGGCAAATGATGTTGGACTTGAACTACGACGAAGACTCACGCGCCAGTGTGGACATGAATGTGGCGATGTTGGAAGACGGGCGTTTCGTGGAAATTCAAGCGTCCGCCGAGGGCGAAGCATTTACCCAAGAGCAGTTGGACCAACTGCTGGCGCTGGCGCAAAAAGGTGTTCGCCAACTGATTGGGTTGCAACGCAAAGTGTTAGAGGGTATTCTAAGTTGAACCCTAACGGTTAAGGCGCTTTATTCGCTTTCCACCCAAAGCGGCGGGCGGATCTGGTGGACGACTGCTAACCGGCGGATTTCTTTCAGCGACTGTTGCAACGCCGCGAAGGAAGTTTTGTGCGTGACCCAAACGATTTGGGCGACTGCACCGTGGCTCTCGCGTTGGACGACCGAGGCAATGCTGACTTGGTGCGCACCGAACACGGAAGCGATTTGTGCCAACACGCCCGGTCGGTCGACAACTTCCATTCGCAGGCAGAAACGGCTTTCTACGGCGCTGATGGGTTTGAGGGTAGGGTTGGAGCGGCAGGTGCATACGATACGCGCCTTTGCGCCGAAAACAATGTTGCGGGCGGCATCTATGATGTCGCTGACGACGCTGTTGCCGGTCGGTGCCCCGCCTGCCCCTTGACCGTAAAACATCAACCGTCCGACATGCTCGCCCTCCACCAAAATGGCGTTGAATTGGTCGTTCACCGCCGCAAGGGGATGGGTCTTGGGCACCATCGTGGGGTGCACCCGCAGTTCAATGGCACCGTTTTCTTGTCGGGCAATTGCCAGCAACTTGATGGCGTATCCTAACTCCTCAGCGTAGCGGATGTCCGCCGGCTCAATGTCCCGAATCCCTTCCCGGTAGATAGCATCCACGCGGATGCGGTAGCCGAAAGCGATGGCGGCGAGGATGGCGATTTTGTAAGTGGCATCGTGTCCGTCCACATCGGCGGACGGGTCGGCTTCGGCGAAACCGTGCGATTGGGCTTCTTTTAAGGCGACATCAAAAGGTAGCCCATCGCGGCTCATGCGAGTCAGGATGTAATTGGTCGTGCCGTTGACGATACCGACGATGCGGTGAATCGTGTCGCCGGCTAAACTCTGTTTGAGCGCGGCGATAATGGGGATGCCGCCGGCGACGCTGGCTTCAAAGTAAAGGTCTGTGCCCATTTCTTTAGCGGCATCCAACAACTCGCTGCCGCGTTTCGCCAGAAGTTCCTTGTTCGCCGTGACGACCGATTTGCGGTTACGGATAGCGGTCAGCACCAGTTCGTAAGCAGGTTCCAATCCGCCCATGACTTCTACGACGATGTCCACTTGTGGGTCGTTGACGACGGCAAAGGGGTCAGTCGTGTAAAGCCCCGATGGTAACGGGACGGGACGGGGTTTGTTGAGGTCACGGACCGCCACTCTGACGATTTCTAACCGGCACCGCGCTCGGTGGGCAATTACCTCGGCGTTACGGAGCAAAATAGTGGCAGCACCGCAGCCGACGACCCCCATACCCAAAAAGCCCAACCGCACGACAGGTTTGTCATCCGGCAAGGGTCATCCCTCCGAGCCCCAAAAGTCAAATGGCACCCGCACATTTTGCCACGCGAGACCGCAGCCTTGCACCTATCACGGAGAACGGATGACTTGTACCTGCCAGTCAATTAAATCCAACGCCTCTATGCGGGCATCGCCGGGCGTCGTCGGCTCAGGGTTGAACGCGCTGCTGGTCGGAAAGGTTTGGTTGGAAGACAATGGAAGGGAGATGAAATCGTTGCCGCTGACGCCCAACGCGTCAAAACCTTGACGCGGTGTGTTGTCTTGGGGGTTGAGGCGCAACTCGTCCACGCTGATGAAGTTCATCTCAATCCGCGCGGGGATAGGGTCAGGGCTCGGCCACAGTTGACGCATGTCCAGTGTCACCCGCACTTGGTTGGGTTGCAGAAAGGTCACTTCAAGCGGCGTGCCAAGAAACTCCTGGCGGTAGTTCTCCAAGGTCGGGTCGGTCACCCGATACACGGCTCCCCGCCCGACGCCAGGGGCAGCCACTTCAATTTGAACGAAGTGGCTGAGGTTCGGTCCTTGGCGGGGATGCCCTGTGTTGGGGTCTATATCCGCTTGGCGGGGTAATGCCGCCCACCCGTTGCCCCACGGGCTTGTCAACGCCGGCATCGGTCCCGTTAACGGGTTGCCGTCGTCATCTATTGCGATGAAGTAAAAGTAGCGTGGGGCTAACGGCGCTGCGTAAGTGAGGGTGACGATTAACCGGTCTCGCGATACCCCGGTGACAGGCTGTTCAGGAAACTTGGCGCAACCCACCAACATCGTTAACGCCAGTCCACTCCACATCAACCGCTGAAGCGTCATTGAGTCGTCCTCCTTAACGCTCTGAGAGTTTTCCGTAGCACAAAGCGACCCTATCCCTACAAGGGTTCACCTTGATGTCCCGTCTTAAAGGCGCGCTGTCGCAGCGGCGCCAAAAACAAGATGCGTTGGATGTGTTTCGCCCACATCCGCCTTTGTGGAAAAAATCTTTCTGCTCTCCTTGTAGGAGCGGCGTTAGCCATGAGACGCGTTTGGGCGCTGTCGGATCGGAACGCCCTTTAGTGTGGCGCAAAATCAGTTCAACAAAAGGCAACGATATTGCCGCAATTGTCGGGACATTTAAGCAAAACAAACTCACTGACGATATCGTCAAACAGGCTGGAGGCGACGGTGATCGGTCAAAGCGCGAACACGGTTAGGGCACTCAGACAGTCTTTGCACAGCAAGGGGAGTTGAGATGATGGACTTATTTCGGCGGCACGAGAACAACCCGATCCTAACGGTCAACGACCTGCCGCTTCCTGCCATCGCCGTTTACAACCCTGGCGTCGCCGTCGTAGGAAACGAAGTGGTGTTGCTGTTGCGGGTGGAGTTGGCGGATGGGCGGTCTAGCCTTTATGTCGCGCGCAGTGCCGACGGCGTCAACAACTGGTCTATTGACCCCATGCCGTTGCTGGCGCCCGGCGACCCCGATAGCCCGATCGCCGAATATGAAGCCATCGGTTGTGAAGACCCGCGCCTGACCTATCTGGAGGAGTTCGGCGAATGGTTCATCGCGTATGTGGCGGTCTCCGATGCGGGTCCATCGGTCGCGTTGGCGCGGACACGGGACTTCCGCTATGCAGACCGCATTGGGGTCGTGCTGCCGCCGCCGAACAAAGATGCAGCGTTGTTCCCCCGACGCATCAACGGTAAGTGGTATATGCTGCATCGCCCGATGATCGGCAAGATTGAGCACATTTGGCTGGCAGACTCTTTAGACCTGATTCACTGGGGGCACCCGCAAATTGTCCTGAGGGAGCGGGGCGGCACTTGGTGGGACGGTGAACGCGTCGGGGCAGGGGCTGTGCCTATTGAGACGCCGGAAGGTTGGCTCATCATCTATCACGGCGTCAAAGAAGTCGCCCATGTGCCTAACTACCGGCTGGGACTGGCGCTGCTGGACTTAGAGAACCCGCAACGGGTTATCGCCCGTTGCCGCTACCCTGTCCTTAGCCCTCAAGCAGATTACGAACGAGTCGGCAACGGGCTGAACATTGTGTTCACCTGCGGGGCGTTCATCAGAGGCGATGAAGTCTGGCTCTATTACGGCGCTGCCGACACATGCATCGGGTTGGCTTTAGCAAAACTGGATGACCTGCTGACCGCTGTGCGGGAAGGTGCCCTGTGAGGTCTGTGGGGCAGACGGTCTGAGCGATGCGTTTACTTGTTAGCAGTGCGGTTGGGCTCAGACGCATCGGCGTCCGACGACGGAACCTTTTGCGTTACGGGCAGCAATTCCACCCTGACCTTCGTGACGCGCCGGCGCTGAACTTCTTCCACGACGAACGCGGCATCTGGGGTCGTGATGCGGTCACCGACCGACGGTAGCCGTCCCAGTGCGGTCATGATGAACCCTCCGACCGTGCTGAACTCTCCTTCGGGCAACTCAATGCCAACGGCTTCCTCAAACTGGCGCCGGTCCATACGGGCGTCCACGATAAAGGAGCGGTCGTCCAATTGCAACAACGGTTCCACTTCGCGGTCGTGTTCGTCCCGCAGTTCACCGACAATTTCTTCCACGATGTCTTCCAGTGTCACCAATCCAGCAGTTGCTCCGAACTCGTCCATGACGATGGCGATTTGGACTTGATTGGCGCGCATTTCTTGCAACAAAGCACGGACAGGCTTGGTCTCAGGGACAAAGTATGGTTGGCGGGCGATGACACGCGGTGTCGGCTGCCGCACCCCGTCGGCGATGCTGGCGAGGATGTCGTAGGCGTAAACGATGCCGACAATGTTGTCCAACCCTCCGTCGTAAAGGGGGATGCGAGAATGGCCGGTCTGTAAAATCGTTTCCATGACCTCCTCAAAAGAGCAATCTACAGGCAACGCCACGATGTCCGGACGGGGTACCATGATGTCGCGCACGAGGATCTCTTCCAAGTTGAGGATGTGTTCGGCGAGCAGATATTCGTCTTGGTCAATCACGCCGGCTTCTGCTCCGGCTTCTAAGAGGGCGACAATTTCGTCCATCGTCAAGGGCGGTTGGCGGTTGGGATCCGCACCGAGGGCTCGGAGCGTCGCGCCGGCAACGGCGTAGACGAACCGATTGACAGGGCGGAAGAGCGCGACCAACACCCGCCAGAGAACAAACCCCCGTACCAACAACACTTCTGCGCGGGCGACCCCGATACTCTTGGGCAAGACTTCACAAAAAGTCATGATGCCCATCGCTGCGCCCAACCCCACGACCTCGCCCCATGAAGGCGCAAACCGCTCCACTAAGTGCGTGACGAGAGCGGAAGTCAGGAGAATGAGTAGGGTGATGCCGACCAACAGGCTGGACAGATTAGTGCGGTCGTGAAGGAACTGCCAAATCGCCATGGCTTGCGGGGTGGTCGTTGATCGGAGCAGGGCGCGCAACCGCCCCCGATTAGCCGCCACAAATGCCGCCTCGCCCAACGAACAGAGAGCGATTAGCCCGACCATGACGGCAATGGCGAGGCATTCTACGGTGACGATCGCGCTATAGGGCATCGTTAAGCCCCTCCGGCGAAACGGTCACCCGAATCCAAGTGATGCGGCGTCCCCGCAGTTCCGCCACTTCCAAAGTGACGCCGTTCAACTCTATGCGGTCGCCGACCTGCGGCAACCGCTCCAAGTGAGCGAGCACCAATTCGGCAAGGGTATCGTAGTCCTCTTCCGGAAGTTCCACGCCCAGCAATTTTTCCACCTGCCGAATGCTGAGCGGGGCGCGGACGAGGTAAGTGCGGTCTGCAATTTGGCGCACGGGCATTTCGGCGATGTCATATTCGTCGTAAATTTCGCCGACGATTTCTTCCAAGATGTCCTCAACTGTGACCAAGCCTGCAGTGCCACCTTCGGCGTCCAAGACGATAGCGATGCCCCGTCGTTGGCGCTGCATCGTGCGCAACAGGTTGTAAGCGCGCTGCGTCTCCGTCGCGAAAAGGGGTGGGCGTGCCAGTTCCCCTGCCGTTTTGTCCCGTTCGCCCCGATACCATGCCGCCAGAACATCTTTCGCATACAAGATGCCAACGATTTCATCCCGCGTCTCGCGGAAAACAGGCAAACGGCTGTGTCCCGACCGACGCATTGCCCGAAGGGCTTCGTCCAACGGCGTGTCGGCGCGCAGGGCGACCATGTCCACACGGGGCACCATGACCTCCGCCACCCGCACTTCCTTGAACTCCAACGCGCTGGTGAGCATTTGGCGTAAGTCGCGCGCCAGTATATTCTGTCGTTCCGCGATCTCTAACGCCGCAAAAATCTCACCCTCGGTCACTAACGGCGGCTGGTGGGCATCGTGGAACCGCAAAAGACGCAAGATGCCCGACACGAGCGCGTCCGCAAGCGTCACGAAGGGTGTCAGCACCGTTTGAAAGAACCGCACCCACCGCGCAACCGTCAAGGCGACCGTTTCGGCATACGCGGCACCGTAAAGCCCCGGCATCACATCCACGAAGGTCAAGGCAAACACGGCAAACGCGACGGACACGACGCCGCTCAGCGCTTCCACCGCAAGTCGTTCGCCCCAATGGAGAGCTGCAGAGGTCACTAGCGCCTCTGCCAAATATTCCGTGAGGGTGATGCCGGCTAACAGCGTGGCGATCAATCGGGGTGGGTTGCGATAAAGCGCCAACACACGGGCTGCGGCGTCGTTGCCTTCTTCCGCAAGGTGCCACATTTTCACCTTTCCGATGCCCAACAACGCTGTCTCCGCCGCCGAAAAGACTGCGGCGATAGCGAGCAGCAACGATGCCAGCCCGATTTTCAAGACAGCTATGACTGTTTCGTCGCCACTCATCTCTGCCTTCCCTCACAGCGCCTGCCGAACCGTCGTTGTCAGCCTCCGCGACGAGCAGGCGCGTTTTGATTATAGCCCAAACCGATGCCCCTTCAAGGCGAGCGGCGTTGGGATGCCACGAGGACTTGGCTCAATTCAGCGCTGATGGACGGAAAGGTGCGCAGCCACGCCTGCGTGCGGCGCATCGCCGCCAAAGCCCGGCGCAATTGGCGTTGCACTGAAGGTTTAGCGGTTCCCGCCAAAACACGCCGCCGTTCCACGCTGCGGTCTGGCGCGACGAGGCTGAGGGCGTCGGCACCGAACGCCGGGCTGACAGCGTGTAAGTCGTCCAAAGTGGCGTCTTCCAAACCTTTGCCGCGCTCGCTCAGTGCCAGCACCAAGCGCCCGACGGCGTGGTGTGCCTCCCGAAAAGGCACACCTTTCTGCACCAAGTAATCTGCCAAGTCGGTGGCGGTGGAAAAATCACCCTGCAAAGCCGCACGCATGCGCTGGGGGTGAAAAGTCGCCGTCGCGACCACTTGCGCCATTACCGACAGCGACGCGACCGTTGTGTCCACCGCCTCAAAAACAGCCGGTTTGTCTTCTTGCAAATCGCGGTTGTAGGTTAGGGGCAACCCTTTTAGCATCGTCAACAAATGGGTCAGCGCCCCAACGGCACGCCCCGTTTTGCCCCGCACCAACTCCGTCATGTCAGGGTTGCGTTTCTGGGGCATCAGGGAGGAACCGGTGCACCACGCATCGTCCAGCGTCACAAACCCAAACT
This window of the bacterium HR17 genome carries:
- the trmD gene encoding tRNA (guanine-N(1)-)-methyltransferase — protein: MAKVTFHVFTLFPEWFVSPLKVSIIGRAIQDGHIAVHCHNIRDYTTDKHRTVDDYPFGGGAGLVLKPEPIFAAVESVLGQLSLTSPPPVILLCAQGRPFTQSVARQLAQHSTILLICGHYEGVDERVRAHLVTDELSIGDYILTGGEPAALVVIDAVTRLVPGVIDEASPVEESFADGLLEYPQYTRPRVFRGWAVPDVLVSGDHEAIRRWRRREALKRTLLRRPDLLVRATLTEEDWQMLREIESELSRTGQLFPAWRRWSVLP
- the accB_1 gene encoding Biotin carboxyl carrier protein of acetyl-CoA carboxylase; the protein is MEHLPELPESEDALKPPVVDVDFLRELIALVEREDLAELTVRWGEVSVTVRGVVSPAAPLPLAPLLASIAAPTVTGQAASVEVPSQPVSAVQDDARLFRITAPLTGVFYSRPRPDSPPFVTVGMAVEPGQVVALVEAMKFFNEIRSEVAGVVREIVAKDGQLVKQGDTLILVERSA
- the rph gene encoding Ribonuclease PH, which encodes MQQQRPDGRALDQMRPIRLVRGWHRFAEGSCLIEIGNTRVLCTASVLDRVPAFLKGTGSGWVTAEYGMLPRATHSRNEREARVGRQDSRSVEIQRLIGRCLRAAVDLTALGERTIIVDCDVLQGDGGTRVAAITGGFVALVEALWRLQQEGAFKKLPIYGCLAAVSVGIVNRQMMLDLNYDEDSRASVDMNVAMLEDGRFVEIQASAEGEAFTQEQLDQLLALAQKGVRQLIGLQRKVLEGILS
- the hom gene encoding Homoserine dehydrogenase, producing MPDDKPVVRLGFLGMGVVGCGAATILLRNAEVIAHRARCRLEIVRVAVRDLNKPRPVPLPSGLYTTDPFAVVNDPQVDIVVEVMGGLEPAYELVLTAIRNRKSVVTANKELLAKRGSELLDAAKEMGTDLYFEASVAGGIPIIAALKQSLAGDTIHRIVGIVNGTTNYILTRMSRDGLPFDVALKEAQSHGFAEADPSADVDGHDATYKIAILAAIAFGYRIRVDAIYREGIRDIEPADIRYAEELGYAIKLLAIARQENGAIELRVHPTMVPKTHPLAAVNDQFNAILVEGEHVGRLMFYGQGAGGAPTGNSVVSDIIDAARNIVFGAKARIVCTCRSNPTLKPISAVESRFCLRMEVVDRPGVLAQIASVFGAHQVSIASVVQRESHGAVAQIVWVTHKTSFAALQQSLKEIRRLAVVHQIRPPLWVESE
- a CDS encoding Beta-1,4-mannooligosaccharide phosphorylase translates to MMDLFRRHENNPILTVNDLPLPAIAVYNPGVAVVGNEVVLLLRVELADGRSSLYVARSADGVNNWSIDPMPLLAPGDPDSPIAEYEAIGCEDPRLTYLEEFGEWFIAYVAVSDAGPSVALARTRDFRYADRIGVVLPPPNKDAALFPRRINGKWYMLHRPMIGKIEHIWLADSLDLIHWGHPQIVLRERGGTWWDGERVGAGAVPIETPEGWLIIYHGVKEVAHVPNYRLGLALLDLENPQRVIARCRYPVLSPQADYERVGNGLNIVFTCGAFIRGDEVWLYYGAADTCIGLALAKLDDLLTAVREGAL
- the tlyC gene encoding Hemolysin C, with the translated sequence MPYSAIVTVECLAIAVMVGLIALCSLGEAAFVAANRGRLRALLRSTTTPQAMAIWQFLHDRTNLSSLLVGITLLILLTSALVTHLVERFAPSWGEVVGLGAAMGIMTFCEVLPKSIGVARAEVLLVRGFVLWRVLVALFRPVNRFVYAVAGATLRALGADPNRQPPLTMDEIVALLEAGAEAGVIDQDEYLLAEHILNLEEILVRDIMVPRPDIVALPVDCSFEEVMETILQTGHSRIPLYDGGLDNIVGIVYAYDILASIADGVRQPTPRVIARQPYFVPETKPVRALLQEMRANQVQIAIVMDEFGATAGLVTLEDIVEEIVGELRDEHDREVEPLLQLDDRSFIVDARMDRRQFEEAVGIELPEGEFSTVGGFIMTALGRLPSVGDRITTPDAAFVVEEVQRRRVTKVRVELLPVTQKVPSSDADASEPNRTANK
- the corC gene encoding Magnesium and cobalt efflux protein CorC, with product MSGDETVIAVLKIGLASLLLAIAAVFSAAETALLGIGKVKMWHLAEEGNDAAARVLALYRNPPRLIATLLAGITLTEYLAEALVTSAALHWGERLAVEALSGVVSVAFAVFALTFVDVMPGLYGAAYAETVALTVARWVRFFQTVLTPFVTLADALVSGILRLLRFHDAHQPPLVTEGEIFAALEIAERQNILARDLRQMLTSALEFKEVRVAEVMVPRVDMVALRADTPLDEALRAMRRSGHSRLPVFRETRDEIVGILYAKDVLAAWYRGERDKTAGELARPPLFATETQRAYNLLRTMQRQRRGIAIVLDAEGGTAGLVTVEDILEEIVGEIYDEYDIAEMPVRQIADRTYLVRAPLSIRQVEKLLGVELPEEDYDTLAELVLAHLERLPQVGDRIELNGVTLEVAELRGRRITWIRVTVSPEGLNDAL